GAGCGACGGGTGGCTCCGACGGAAAGGGATACTTGAACACGATTCCTTTAAAAACAGATACTTACTAAATTACACAAAAAGTTTGGAGTAGACAAACCATCATAGGAGGAGGAGGAGAAACCATGCCCTTTCGCGCCAGATTCGTCCACATAAATATTATCGCCCGGAACTGGGAGAGGCTTGCGGCCTTCTATGAACAGGTCTTTGGATGCGTGCGAGTGCCTCCGGAGCGAAATTTTTCCGGGCAGTGGCTGGAAGAGGTTACCGGCGTTCCCGGTGCAGCGATCCGGGGCGTGCATCTTAAGCTCCCCGGGTATGACGATCAGGGACCGACTCTGGAAATATTTGAGTACAGCCCTCAAAAAAAGCCGCCTGGCACGGCCGTCAACCGGCCTGGATTCGCCCACATCGCATTTGCGGTTGATGACGTTGAAACGGCCCGGGACGCGGTCCTGGCCTCCGGGGGAACCGCTGTCGGCGAGCTTGTTTCTGTAGATATCCCCGAGGCTGGCAGGATCACATTCATCTATGTCACCGACCCGGAAGGAAACATCATCGAGCTGCAAAAGTGGTCGCGGTGAAAGGCCTCCGGATTTACTGCTTTGCGTTATATTGTGAAATCTGCAATAAGGAAACTGTAGGCTCTTTCCCCCCTGGCACATTATAATTTTTCTTTAGTTTAATAATTTACAAAGCCTTTCCTGAATGCCATATTGATGACAAAAGGCTGCGGGAAGATGAAACGCATACAGGATAAAAGCGATTTGAAGATCGAAAAAGGAGAGTCGAAGATGAAGCAGGGAACTGTTCGTTTCGGACCGGTTTTTTTAAATCTCGATTTCAGAACGCTCAAGGGAATAAAATCCGCAGCCTGCTTCTGCGTGTGCCTTCTTTCGTTTCTTTGTTTCGGTTCCATGGTTTTGGCTCAAACCGCTGGCTTGGCCCCAAAGGAAATCCTGGACAGGGTGGATGATCTCATGCGGGGCGATTCGAGTCATGGCAAGATGACCATGACCATTACTACGGCCCACTGGACCCGATCGCTCAGGATCGAGGCCTGGAGCAAGGGAAAGGACAAGTCCCTCATGAGAATCCTGGCCCCGAAGAAAGAGAAAGGCACGGCCACCCTGCGTTCCGGGAATAATATCTGGAATTTTCTGCCCAAGGTCAAGCGGATCATAAAGCTCCCTTCCTCCATGATGGCCTCCTCCTGGATGGGCAGTCATTTCACCAATGACGATCTGGTTAAGGAAAGCCGGATGGCGGACGATTATGACTTTAAAGCCACCTTTGAGGGAGTGAAGTCAGGCCGGGAAGTGTTGGAGATCACCTGCATCCCCAAAGAGGAAGCGGTAGTGGTCTGGGGCAAGGTGGTTCTCACGGTCGGGAAGGATAATTATCTGCCGCTTAAGATTGAATACTATGACGAAGATCTCGAGCTCGCCCGAACCATGACCTTCGAGGATGTTGGACTTTTAGGCGGGCGGACCCTGCCAAGGCGGTTCATAACCGTTCCGGCCGACAAACCTCAGGAGTCCACGGTCATTACCTATGAGGAGATGGCCTTTAATCTTGAGTTAGACGATAAGCTCTTTTCGATCCGCAGCTTGCAGCGATAGAAAGGGAATGAGTATGGGACTTATGCGCTACGCCTGGCGGAACCTCTGGCGCAACAAGAGACGGACCGGCATAACCCTGGCGGCCGTGACCCTGAACACGGCCATTCTCATCATGGCTTACGCCCTTATGGACGGCATGATTAAACACTCCGTCCAGAACGCAACCAACGTCGTGCTCGGGGAAGCGCAGATCCACGCTGAAGGCTACCGGGAAGACCACTCGTTTTATAAATCCCTGCCTGACCCTGAGATTATCCTTAAAAAGGCCACGGAGCACCGCATTGGCGCCGCGCCTCGCAGTTACGGGTATGGTCTGGTTTCGGTCGGCGCCAAATCCGCCGGGGCGCTCTTCTGGGGGATTGATCCGGCTGTTGAACGCGCGGTTTTCGATCTGGCTGATAACATCCAGTTCGGGCGATTTCTGTCCGATAAGCCCGAGCAGGGAATCGTCCTGGGCAAGAAGCTGGCCCGTTCCCTGCACGCTTCGATCGGAGACGAGATTATCGTGGTGGTTCAGGCGGCTGACGGATCGCTCGGGAATGAGCTTTACACCATCTTCGGAATCCTGAAAACAGTCGGTGATAATATAGATCGGGGCGCAGCTATACTGCATCAGGACGACTTTCGCGAACTGTTTGTATCCAAAGGCAGAATTCACGAAGTCGCCCTGAATACGCGCGGAGAAATGCCCATTATGGAGCTGGCCGCTCTCATGGCCACAGCGGCTGAAGGCACACAGGTTAAGACCTGGCGGGAGTTGATGCCCCTGCTTTCTGATATGGTGAATATCTTTGATTCTGTCATGTTGATTTTTTATGCTATTTTCGTTTTAGCCGCCGGGCTGGGTGTCATGAATACCATGCTCATGGCTACTTATGATCGTATGCGGGAGTTCGGGATTCTGAAGGCTATCGGGACCTCGCCGTGGCGCATCATCGGGAATATGGCTGTGGAGGCCTTTGTGCTGGCGGTCACGGCCGCGGCCTTCGGGCTGGTCATAGGTCTGGCCGGGGGCTACTACTTTCAGGAGGTGGGCATAGATACCAGGATTTTTGCCGCTGGTGATTTTAGCTTCTCGGGAGTGGCTTTTGATCCCATCTGGCGGGCGGTTCTCGGCGTTAAAGTCGTGGCCATCCCGGTGGTGGTTATGTGTGTCATCTGCACGATAGCCTCACTTTACCCGGCTGTCCTGGCCGCCCGGATTAACCCGGTCCGGGCGATTCATCATGTTTAAGAGATGATCGGAAGGAACTCAAGATGCTTATGAGATTGGCCTGGCGGAGTATCTGGCGCAACCGGCGACGTACGCTCATCACCGTTATCTCGATCGGACTGGGGCTGGCCTGCGCTATCTTTTTCATCTCCATGGCCGATGGTGTCTATGTTCAATTGATTAATGACGCCGTGCGGATGCAGGCCGGTCACGTCACCCTGGAACACCCGGAGTACCGCGACGCTCCGGCCATTGACCTTTATCTGACCGGCACGAACGCCCTCAGGGCTCAAATAGAAGGCATGGCTCATGTCGAGCGGACTAAACTACTCATTCTGGGGCAAGGGGTGGCCAGATCCGGCGCGGGCACGGTAGGAGTGGCCGTTATGGGCGTCGAACCATCAGTGGAAGCCAAAACCTCCCCTTTAGTAAAAAATATTATCTCCGGACGATACCTTGAGGATACGGACGGTTCGCGCGTTGTCGTGGGCAGCAAGCTGGCCGAGCGCCTGCACCTTCGAGAAGGGAAAAAACTGGTCTTAACAACCAATGATATCAGCGGCGCCTTAACCGAGGAACTCTGCCGCGTGGCCGGAATTTTTGAAACAGGCGCGGAAGAGATGGACGGCTACCTTGTCCAGACGCCGATAGGCTTCCTGAGAAAGCTTTTTAATTTTCCGCCTGACAGCGCGACG
This genomic window from Deltaproteobacteria bacterium contains:
- a CDS encoding VOC family protein; amino-acid sequence: MPFRARFVHINIIARNWERLAAFYEQVFGCVRVPPERNFSGQWLEEVTGVPGAAIRGVHLKLPGYDDQGPTLEIFEYSPQKKPPGTAVNRPGFAHIAFAVDDVETARDAVLASGGTAVGELVSVDIPEAGRITFIYVTDPEGNIIELQKWSR
- a CDS encoding outer membrane lipoprotein-sorting protein; protein product: MKQGTVRFGPVFLNLDFRTLKGIKSAACFCVCLLSFLCFGSMVLAQTAGLAPKEILDRVDDLMRGDSSHGKMTMTITTAHWTRSLRIEAWSKGKDKSLMRILAPKKEKGTATLRSGNNIWNFLPKVKRIIKLPSSMMASSWMGSHFTNDDLVKESRMADDYDFKATFEGVKSGREVLEITCIPKEEAVVVWGKVVLTVGKDNYLPLKIEYYDEDLELARTMTFEDVGLLGGRTLPRRFITVPADKPQESTVITYEEMAFNLELDDKLFSIRSLQR
- a CDS encoding ABC transporter permease is translated as MGLMRYAWRNLWRNKRRTGITLAAVTLNTAILIMAYALMDGMIKHSVQNATNVVLGEAQIHAEGYREDHSFYKSLPDPEIILKKATEHRIGAAPRSYGYGLVSVGAKSAGALFWGIDPAVERAVFDLADNIQFGRFLSDKPEQGIVLGKKLARSLHASIGDEIIVVVQAADGSLGNELYTIFGILKTVGDNIDRGAAILHQDDFRELFVSKGRIHEVALNTRGEMPIMELAALMATAAEGTQVKTWRELMPLLSDMVNIFDSVMLIFYAIFVLAAGLGVMNTMLMATYDRMREFGILKAIGTSPWRIIGNMAVEAFVLAVTAAAFGLVIGLAGGYYFQEVGIDTRIFAAGDFSFSGVAFDPIWRAVLGVKVVAIPVVVMCVICTIASLYPAVLAARINPVRAIHHV
- a CDS encoding ABC transporter permease gives rise to the protein MLMRLAWRSIWRNRRRTLITVISIGLGLACAIFFISMADGVYVQLINDAVRMQAGHVTLEHPEYRDAPAIDLYLTGTNALRAQIEGMAHVERTKLLILGQGVARSGAGTVGVAVMGVEPSVEAKTSPLVKNIISGRYLEDTDGSRVVVGSKLAERLHLREGKKLVLTTNDISGALTEELCRVAGIFETGAEEMDGYLVQTPIGFLRKLFNFPPDSATQLGVILNKPGAQKKVQKQIQSMRHNPPFAVRSWQEVMPELASYIKLDKGSNLVLQAILLFLILFTIFNTILMSVLERQKEFAIFKALGTPLSLMRGQLLMESFFLGLIGCFLGLLVGGLASYALQVWGFDITRIYSSDISISGFAISPIIHARLSLSMLLWVIGLVLGATLLLSLIPMRRATNVHVADTLR